A single genomic interval of Phycisphaerae bacterium harbors:
- the rny gene encoding ribonuclease Y, with translation MGLPFTLAVADYVPALLVISSLITGAVATYMGLRIFGKQKLATAQRDAAQIIEKAKNEAEVIIKRAEVDAKGEFIQRMDEFEKKSAAIRDELKEQERRLEKRADNLDKKLDTLVTKERALEQAEQRLSSREASLAQKETQLTEILEQQRAQLLRITGLSIDEARNLLLNQIRHEVEHDAAEMVDRILTEARETAENKSREIVVTAIQRYASEHTSVNTVSTVDVPSDDMKGRVIGREGRNIRAFEKATGVDVIVDDTPGVVVVSAFDPVRREVARLSMEKLIHDGRIHPSRIEEVVEETGAEVAREIVERGKKAAVEANVGGLNRKIIDLLGRLSYRTSYGQNVLQHSIEVAFLCQVMADELGLNGALARRCGLLHDIGKAVDHEVEGGHPQIGADICKRFGERPEVINAIVGHHGDVEAISPYTALVAAADAISASRPGSRRESLERYIKRLEQLEGIANSFPGVKQSYAVQAGREIRVIVDAANVDDSMASKTAYDIAKRIEQEMTYPGEVKVTLIREMRAVEFAR, from the coding sequence ATGGGACTGCCTTTCACTTTGGCTGTGGCAGATTATGTTCCGGCGCTATTGGTGATCTCTTCGTTGATTACCGGGGCCGTTGCCACTTACATGGGCCTGCGGATCTTCGGCAAGCAGAAACTCGCCACCGCACAACGCGATGCCGCCCAGATCATCGAAAAAGCGAAAAACGAAGCGGAGGTGATCATCAAACGGGCGGAGGTCGACGCCAAAGGCGAGTTCATCCAGCGAATGGATGAATTCGAGAAGAAGAGCGCCGCCATCCGCGACGAATTGAAGGAACAGGAGCGCCGGCTGGAGAAACGGGCTGACAACCTGGATAAAAAGCTCGATACCCTGGTAACCAAGGAGCGAGCCCTCGAGCAGGCCGAGCAAAGACTGAGCAGTCGGGAAGCATCCCTGGCCCAGAAAGAAACCCAACTGACTGAGATTCTGGAGCAACAGCGCGCCCAGTTGCTCCGAATCACCGGGTTGAGCATCGATGAGGCCCGCAACCTGCTTCTCAACCAGATCCGGCACGAGGTGGAACACGACGCCGCCGAGATGGTCGACAGGATTCTGACCGAGGCTCGTGAGACGGCCGAGAATAAGTCCCGCGAGATCGTGGTCACCGCGATCCAGCGGTATGCCAGTGAGCACACCAGCGTCAACACCGTCAGCACGGTGGATGTACCTTCGGACGACATGAAGGGCCGCGTCATCGGCCGTGAGGGCCGCAATATCCGGGCGTTTGAAAAGGCCACCGGTGTGGACGTCATCGTGGACGACACTCCCGGTGTCGTGGTGGTCAGCGCGTTCGATCCGGTTCGCCGTGAGGTGGCCCGACTGTCGATGGAGAAACTCATTCATGACGGACGCATCCACCCGTCGCGGATCGAAGAAGTCGTCGAGGAAACGGGAGCGGAGGTGGCCCGTGAGATCGTCGAACGCGGCAAAAAGGCCGCCGTGGAGGCCAACGTCGGCGGCCTGAATCGCAAGATCATCGATCTGCTCGGGCGGCTGAGCTATCGCACAAGCTACGGGCAAAACGTCCTTCAGCACAGCATCGAGGTAGCGTTCCTGTGCCAAGTCATGGCCGACGAACTCGGTTTGAACGGAGCTCTGGCCCGCCGATGTGGGCTGCTCCATGACATCGGCAAGGCCGTCGACCATGAGGTGGAGGGCGGCCATCCCCAGATCGGCGCCGATATCTGCAAGCGATTCGGCGAGCGGCCGGAGGTGATCAACGCCATCGTCGGACATCATGGCGACGTTGAAGCCATCAGCCCGTACACCGCCCTGGTGGCGGCCGCCGACGCGATCAGTGCCTCGAGGCCGGGCAGCCGCCGCGAGTCGTTGGAACGTTATATCAAGCGGCTCGAACAACTCGAGGGTATCGCCAACAGCTTCCCCGGCGTGAAGCAATCCTATGCCGTCCAGGCCGGCCGCGAAATCCGCGTGATCGTTGATGCCGCCAACGTCGACGACAGCATGGCTTCCAAGACGGCCTACGACATCGCTAAACGCATCGAACAGGAGATGACCTACCCCGGCGAGGTCAAGGTCACCCTGATCCGCGAAATGCGGGCGGTCGAGTTCGCACGATAG
- a CDS encoding ACT domain-containing protein, whose translation MPNYALLTASGPDRPGIVAAITGVLLESDCNIEDSQMARLASDFACMLMIRMPEGMASRQLEDRLSGVAGELGLRMYLQDLRPEEAREARSSQSKHLIHVYGADRKGIIHRISKRLAEFGVNITNLHTEVIHHAQPLYVMLLEVEIPPSVDAGRLQDDLMAIGREIEVTVAMKPKDDARF comes from the coding sequence ATGCCCAACTACGCTTTGCTGACTGCCAGTGGACCCGACCGCCCTGGGATCGTCGCGGCCATCACCGGGGTGCTCTTGGAAAGCGACTGCAACATCGAGGACTCGCAAATGGCTCGTTTGGCCTCCGACTTTGCGTGCATGCTCATGATTCGCATGCCGGAGGGCATGGCAAGCCGCCAACTTGAGGATCGCTTGTCCGGGGTGGCCGGGGAGCTCGGTTTGCGCATGTACCTGCAGGATCTCAGGCCCGAAGAGGCGCGCGAGGCCAGGTCGTCACAGTCCAAGCACCTGATTCACGTCTATGGTGCGGATCGAAAGGGCATTATCCACCGGATCAGCAAGCGGCTGGCCGAGTTCGGCGTCAACATCACCAATCTCCACACCGAGGTCATTCATCACGCCCAGCCCCTGTACGTGATGTTGCTCGAAGTGGAGATACCCCCCTCCGTGGACGCCGGTCGTCTTCAGGACGACCTGATGGCTATCGGCCGTGAGATCGAGGTGACCGTCGCCATGAAGCCCAAGGATGACGCCCGGTTCTAA
- the bamA gene encoding outer membrane protein assembly factor BamA, whose protein sequence is MTRQHATRLGNDRRRWLCLLLGGLVIFPLTSPPLVAQVPATLPAGPASPLDGRQIRQLNITGLRRIEEAYVRNRIRTRAGETYSQDQVERDRGQLLRTGRFLDVKAEPVLVDGQINLTFSLVEKPEVEALEIVGNQKIKTKDLLKELTFAAGDPLDMHEVRQGRDTIERLYREKGYPYVSVTYDENLLAAERRVVYTVIENQRVKIRKVRFENNVTYDAGELMRQIETKSYIPIFRTGNFDADQASRDAATLQKYYRDRGFLDAEVGYVTEFQDVAREKLDVIFRVNEGVRYAVAEIRIQGNQVFTAEELLNEMDLKTGDPLIDARLKSDVKRLETKYGSQGYIDVKVTASWVFASEPAKVILTLSIREGEQFTVGWIEVDGNERTQEKCIRREVGLYPGDIYDVTKMTKAEQDLKATGLFIGATVEAVEPSAPQPGVRDMRVTVEENTKTTNFIAGIGASSDSGLVGNIVLENTNFDLFDTPRTWDELFKGRAFKGAGQTMRVQFEPGTEYTRFRIDFREPYLNDRPIGFNTGVFLFERPRDAYTEQRAGVYVSFDKKFEEGLLKGWLGEIALRPEYVNVDDVELFSARDIQKVKGGSYLSTIKFSLVHDTTDSRLDPGKGHRANLSWEQAGVMGGDYTHSKLTAGYAQHWTVAIDEQDRKSVVSARANIGQILGDAPVFERFYAGGIGSMRGFDFRGISPRSGLKKDRVGGDFMLLTGAEYSFPMYDKVIRGVFFSDMGTVERDFGISSWRASVGCGVRLTLEIFGTVPMEFDLAWPVIKDSEDDTRVFNFFIGLPFF, encoded by the coding sequence ATGACACGACAGCACGCGACTCGGTTGGGCAACGACCGGCGGCGGTGGTTATGTTTGCTTCTGGGAGGACTCGTTATCTTCCCGCTCACGTCGCCGCCACTGGTCGCCCAGGTGCCGGCCACTTTGCCTGCGGGGCCGGCTTCGCCGCTGGATGGCCGGCAGATCCGACAACTCAACATCACCGGCTTGAGGCGGATTGAAGAGGCCTATGTCCGCAATCGCATCCGCACGCGTGCGGGCGAGACTTACTCTCAGGATCAGGTGGAGCGGGACCGGGGGCAGTTGCTCAGGACCGGCCGGTTTCTCGACGTCAAAGCCGAGCCGGTGCTGGTCGACGGTCAAATCAACCTGACGTTCTCACTGGTGGAGAAGCCCGAGGTTGAGGCCCTCGAAATCGTCGGCAACCAGAAAATCAAGACCAAGGACTTGCTCAAAGAGCTGACCTTTGCCGCCGGCGATCCGCTCGACATGCACGAGGTGCGGCAGGGTCGTGACACCATCGAACGACTGTATCGCGAGAAGGGCTATCCCTATGTCTCGGTAACCTACGACGAGAACCTGCTGGCCGCCGAACGCCGCGTGGTCTACACGGTGATTGAGAACCAGCGGGTCAAGATCCGCAAGGTCCGTTTCGAGAATAACGTCACCTACGACGCCGGGGAACTGATGAGGCAGATTGAGACCAAGAGTTACATACCCATCTTCCGGACCGGGAACTTCGACGCGGATCAGGCATCGCGGGATGCCGCCACGCTGCAGAAATACTATCGGGATCGGGGGTTCCTCGATGCCGAGGTCGGCTACGTGACCGAGTTCCAAGATGTGGCCCGTGAGAAACTTGATGTCATCTTCCGCGTCAACGAGGGTGTTCGGTACGCCGTCGCCGAGATCCGGATTCAGGGCAACCAAGTGTTCACCGCCGAGGAGCTGCTCAATGAGATGGATCTCAAGACGGGCGACCCCTTGATCGACGCCCGCCTCAAGAGCGATGTGAAACGGCTTGAAACCAAATATGGCTCGCAGGGATACATCGACGTGAAGGTCACGGCGAGCTGGGTTTTTGCCTCTGAGCCGGCCAAGGTTATCCTCACCCTGAGCATCCGGGAGGGCGAGCAGTTCACCGTCGGCTGGATCGAGGTTGACGGCAACGAGCGGACGCAGGAGAAGTGCATTCGACGAGAGGTGGGGCTGTACCCGGGCGACATCTATGACGTCACCAAGATGACCAAGGCGGAGCAGGATCTGAAGGCGACGGGGCTGTTCATCGGCGCGACGGTCGAGGCCGTCGAACCGTCCGCGCCGCAGCCCGGCGTTCGGGACATGCGGGTGACCGTCGAGGAGAACACGAAAACCACCAATTTCATCGCGGGCATCGGGGCCAGCAGCGACAGCGGCCTGGTCGGCAACATCGTGCTGGAAAACACCAACTTTGATCTTTTCGACACGCCTCGAACCTGGGATGAGCTGTTCAAGGGTCGGGCCTTCAAAGGCGCCGGCCAGACGATGCGCGTGCAATTCGAGCCCGGCACCGAATACACGCGGTTTCGCATCGATTTCCGCGAGCCCTATCTGAACGACAGACCGATCGGCTTCAATACCGGCGTTTTCCTGTTCGAGCGTCCGCGAGACGCGTACACCGAACAGCGAGCCGGCGTCTATGTCAGCTTTGACAAGAAGTTCGAGGAGGGCCTGCTCAAGGGTTGGCTCGGCGAGATCGCCCTGCGGCCCGAGTATGTCAACGTCGATGACGTCGAACTGTTCTCAGCCAGGGACATTCAGAAAGTCAAAGGCGGCAGTTATCTGTCCACCATCAAGTTCTCGCTGGTCCATGACACGACCGACAGCCGGCTTGATCCGGGCAAGGGCCACCGGGCAAACCTGTCCTGGGAACAGGCGGGCGTCATGGGCGGCGATTACACGCATTCCAAACTTACCGCCGGATACGCGCAGCACTGGACCGTGGCCATCGATGAGCAGGACCGAAAGAGCGTGGTCAGTGCCAGGGCCAACATCGGACAGATTCTCGGCGACGCGCCGGTGTTCGAGCGCTTCTATGCCGGCGGCATCGGGTCCATGCGCGGCTTTGATTTTCGTGGAATCAGCCCCCGCTCGGGGTTGAAAAAGGATCGCGTGGGCGGCGACTTCATGCTCCTGACGGGTGCCGAATACTCTTTCCCGATGTACGACAAGGTCATTCGCGGCGTCTTCTTCAGCGACATGGGTACCGTCGAGCGCGACTTCGGCATCAGCAGTTGGCGGGCATCAGTGGGCTGTGGAGTCCGGCTTACCCTGGAGATTTTCGGGACCGTCCCGATGGAGTTCGATCTCGCCTGGCCGGTTATCAAGGACAGCGAGGACGACACGCGCGTGTTCAACTTCTTTATCGGGTTACCCTTCTTCTGA
- a CDS encoding sulfatase — protein MRTVQRSLWSTAVLQVAFFAFSGAVVAADRPPNFVIIFADDLGYGDLGCYGHPTIRTPNLDRMAAEGMRFTQFYSAGEVCTPSRAALMTGRLPIRSGMCSDNPRVLFPSSAGGIPDGEVTLGEALKARGYATMCVGKWHLGHLPQYLPTKHGFDGYFGIPYSNDMKPTPLMRNEQTVEEPAVQETLTPRYTEEAVRFIKANRDKPFFLYFAHTFPHVPLHASARYKGTSPRGLYGDVVEELDWSVGHVLQTLRELGLAQNTLVFFTSDNGPWLTQRQNGGSAGLLRDGKGSTWEGGMREPGIAWWPGRIKAGQVTTALAGTMDLFPTFVRLAGGEIPKDRVLDGVDMGPVLFGTGPGNRNIHFYYRGQRLMAVRKGPWKAHLITQDGYGKNIETHDPPLLFQLEQDPSERFDVAKEHPDVVADLLAEIERHKATVQPVKCQLTDRVPGE, from the coding sequence ATGCGAACAGTTCAGAGATCGCTGTGGTCGACTGCGGTTCTCCAAGTCGCCTTCTTTGCATTCTCAGGTGCGGTTGTTGCCGCCGATCGCCCGCCCAATTTCGTGATCATCTTCGCCGACGATCTGGGCTACGGCGACCTGGGCTGCTATGGTCACCCGACGATCCGCACTCCCAATCTTGATCGGATGGCCGCCGAGGGGATGCGTTTCACGCAGTTCTACTCGGCCGGCGAGGTCTGTACGCCCAGCCGTGCGGCGCTGATGACTGGCCGGCTGCCGATCCGCAGCGGGATGTGCAGTGACAACCCGCGGGTGTTGTTCCCCTCGTCGGCAGGGGGCATTCCCGACGGCGAGGTCACGCTGGGTGAAGCCCTCAAGGCCCGGGGCTATGCGACGATGTGCGTCGGCAAGTGGCACCTTGGACACCTGCCGCAGTACCTGCCCACAAAGCACGGCTTCGACGGCTACTTCGGCATTCCCTACAGCAACGACATGAAACCGACGCCGCTGATGCGGAACGAACAAACCGTCGAGGAGCCGGCCGTCCAGGAGACGCTGACGCCGCGATATACCGAGGAGGCCGTCCGCTTCATCAAAGCTAATCGCGACAAGCCGTTCTTCCTTTACTTCGCGCATACGTTCCCGCACGTGCCTTTGCACGCTTCCGCACGATACAAGGGCACGAGTCCACGGGGTCTCTATGGTGATGTGGTCGAGGAACTCGACTGGAGCGTCGGACACGTGCTGCAGACATTGCGGGAGCTCGGCTTGGCCCAGAATACACTGGTGTTCTTCACCAGCGACAACGGGCCATGGCTGACGCAACGGCAGAATGGTGGCTCGGCGGGGCTGCTGCGGGACGGCAAAGGAAGCACTTGGGAAGGCGGTATGCGCGAGCCGGGCATCGCTTGGTGGCCGGGACGAATCAAGGCCGGCCAGGTGACGACGGCACTGGCCGGAACCATGGACCTGTTTCCGACGTTCGTCCGACTGGCCGGCGGCGAGATCCCCAAGGACCGGGTCCTCGACGGCGTGGACATGGGCCCGGTATTGTTCGGAACGGGCCCAGGCAATCGCAATATCCATTTCTACTACCGCGGCCAGAGACTCATGGCCGTTCGCAAGGGCCCGTGGAAAGCCCATCTGATCACCCAGGACGGCTACGGGAAGAATATCGAAACGCACGATCCGCCGTTGCTCTTCCAGCTTGAGCAGGATCCATCGGAGCGGTTCGATGTGGCCAAGGAACACCCCGATGTGGTGGCCGATCTGCTGGCCGAGATCGAACGGCACAAGGCGACTGTCCAGCCGGTCAAGTGCCAGCTCACCGACCGGGTTCCTGGCGAATAA
- a CDS encoding MFS transporter — MILDRLVAFPESRNILRLQLWATPFIALQAAVFQMLPVLLRSYFQASEWETVISTSAISITLVLSVVWNELYRRIGSGRYLALLWISAIAPLAGIALCHKAWTSLVFIVIAATGFGGMQPLTGDILRSCYPPASRNRIFSVVQMVTQFTVMVGTYLIGLWLNWRPDSFRWYLPVGTVLVGMGMWLLYCITRRQLFIERQQAKPSERLRTSLRRVYHNMLRVFREDSIFRRHETAFSIYGLGWMICWALLPFLCVDKLKLTYEEVARSTQTVLQLTLLLTMLPTAYLMDQLGPLKTAAYSFAALALYPIGLMWAYDVNSLMIVTILYGVMLSGVNLAWTLGPIFLARDASQAPTYLAIHATMVGIRGLIGQFPAVALYRWTGDLRMPLALAVVLFALGSVIMFRVERDRRKGMAVAPVPEPIPVAPPSA; from the coding sequence TTGATTCTCGATCGTCTGGTCGCATTTCCCGAAAGCCGCAACATCCTTCGGCTCCAGCTCTGGGCGACGCCGTTCATTGCCCTGCAGGCGGCGGTGTTTCAGATGCTACCCGTTCTGCTGCGGTCTTATTTCCAGGCCAGCGAATGGGAAACGGTCATCTCGACGTCCGCCATTTCGATCACCCTGGTGCTGTCGGTCGTCTGGAACGAGCTGTACCGCCGGATTGGGTCAGGGCGGTATCTGGCCCTGCTATGGATTTCAGCCATCGCGCCTCTGGCGGGGATCGCGTTATGTCACAAGGCATGGACGTCACTCGTATTCATCGTGATCGCCGCAACCGGCTTCGGCGGCATGCAGCCGCTCACCGGCGACATCCTGCGAAGCTGTTATCCGCCGGCGTCGCGGAACCGGATCTTCAGCGTTGTTCAGATGGTGACGCAGTTCACGGTCATGGTGGGCACTTACCTTATCGGTCTGTGGCTCAACTGGCGGCCGGATTCGTTCAGATGGTACCTGCCGGTCGGGACGGTGCTGGTCGGCATGGGGATGTGGTTGCTCTATTGCATCACTCGCCGGCAATTGTTCATCGAGCGCCAGCAGGCCAAGCCGTCGGAGCGGCTGCGCACCAGCCTCCGGCGAGTGTACCACAATATGCTGAGAGTCTTTCGAGAGGACAGCATTTTCCGGCGGCATGAGACGGCCTTCTCGATTTACGGGCTGGGCTGGATGATCTGCTGGGCCCTGCTGCCGTTTTTGTGCGTTGACAAGTTGAAGCTGACGTACGAGGAGGTTGCCCGGTCCACCCAGACGGTCCTGCAGTTGACACTGTTGCTGACGATGCTGCCGACGGCCTATCTGATGGATCAGCTCGGGCCGCTCAAGACGGCGGCCTACTCCTTTGCGGCGTTAGCGCTCTATCCGATCGGCCTCATGTGGGCGTACGACGTCAACAGCCTGATGATCGTGACCATCCTGTACGGCGTGATGCTCAGCGGCGTGAACCTGGCATGGACGCTCGGGCCGATATTCCTGGCCCGGGACGCCTCGCAAGCTCCGACCTACCTGGCGATTCACGCGACGATGGTTGGTATCCGCGGGCTGATAGGCCAGTTCCCGGCCGTGGCTCTCTACCGTTGGACGGGCGATCTTCGCATGCCGCTCGCGCTGGCGGTCGTGCTTTTCGCTTTGGGTTCGGTGATCATGTTCCGTGTCGAGCGTGACCGGCGCAAAGGCATGGCTGTCGCGCCGGTGCCGGAGCCGATTCCGGTCGCGCCGCCAAGCGCGTAA
- a CDS encoding sulfatase translates to MNAIRTTCVRGVCCWLAVFVVAAVVHRGGRPAFSQSTAGPSQTTAPPNVLVVFDDQLRADACGVYGGKNTTTPNIDRLASQGVTFINAVSTCPLCTPYRGMLQTGRYPTHSGLVLNWVEANPRQRCIAHVFRDAGYRTGFIGKWHLASGRLKKAGKHAVTPEDGRRIQRMQAEYQKENPETEYVPPGPARLGYDHWQAYNFHTTFNNAFYYEDSPQRLIMKGYETDAEMDMAIEFMRRQQEKRQPFFLMVAPHPPHPPWKPQDCPAGYLEQIRQDLIWAPNVPEDHALRKNPLPARCYYAMVKNFDDAFGRVLDFLDKSGLAQNTIVVLTSDHGDMLGSHGRQNKMVPYREAVNVPCIIRWPGRIPAGKRIDVLLTPMDHFPTLCGLAGLQAPTTCDGTDLSGALMGNRRIDRDAVLMANYVSHWDFFDTGTNWPEWRGIRTERYTYVKWLDGKEELYDNVEDPYQMKNLAESPKDLPLLHALRIRLAELLADAHDEFLPGTAYADWYDDERNLVKTALGPVER, encoded by the coding sequence ATGAATGCCATTCGAACAACTTGCGTGCGAGGCGTTTGTTGCTGGCTCGCCGTTTTCGTTGTGGCCGCAGTCGTGCACCGGGGCGGCAGACCCGCCTTCTCGCAGTCAACCGCCGGGCCTTCGCAGACGACCGCGCCGCCCAATGTGCTGGTGGTTTTCGACGATCAGCTTCGAGCCGATGCCTGCGGTGTCTACGGGGGGAAGAACACCACCACCCCGAATATTGACCGGCTGGCCTCGCAAGGCGTCACCTTCATCAATGCCGTGTCCACCTGCCCCCTCTGCACGCCGTACCGGGGCATGCTGCAAACCGGCCGCTACCCCACGCACAGCGGCCTGGTCCTCAATTGGGTTGAAGCCAACCCTCGTCAGCGCTGCATTGCCCACGTGTTTCGGGACGCAGGCTACCGGACAGGCTTCATCGGTAAGTGGCACCTGGCGTCCGGCAGACTGAAGAAAGCAGGCAAGCACGCCGTCACTCCCGAAGATGGCCGGCGGATCCAGAGGATGCAGGCCGAATACCAGAAGGAAAACCCGGAGACCGAATATGTCCCGCCCGGCCCGGCCCGGCTGGGATACGACCACTGGCAAGCGTACAACTTCCACACGACGTTCAATAATGCCTTCTACTATGAAGACTCGCCGCAGCGGCTGATCATGAAGGGATATGAGACTGATGCCGAGATGGACATGGCGATCGAGTTCATGCGAAGGCAGCAGGAAAAGCGACAGCCGTTCTTTCTGATGGTCGCGCCGCATCCGCCTCACCCGCCGTGGAAGCCCCAGGACTGCCCGGCGGGTTACCTGGAGCAGATTCGGCAGGACCTGATCTGGGCCCCCAACGTGCCTGAGGACCACGCCCTTCGCAAGAATCCCCTGCCCGCTCGTTGCTACTACGCGATGGTCAAGAACTTTGATGATGCCTTCGGGCGGGTGCTCGATTTTCTGGACAAGTCGGGCCTGGCCCAGAACACCATCGTGGTGTTGACGTCCGATCATGGCGACATGCTGGGCAGCCACGGCCGCCAGAACAAGATGGTGCCCTACCGTGAGGCAGTGAACGTCCCGTGCATCATCCGCTGGCCCGGTCGCATACCTGCCGGAAAGCGGATCGACGTTCTATTGACGCCGATGGACCATTTCCCGACGTTGTGCGGGCTTGCCGGCCTGCAAGCACCAACGACCTGCGACGGCACGGATCTGAGCGGCGCGCTTATGGGCAATAGGCGAATCGACCGCGACGCGGTCCTTATGGCCAACTACGTGTCGCATTGGGATTTCTTCGACACCGGCACGAACTGGCCCGAATGGCGTGGCATTCGGACCGAGCGATACACGTACGTCAAATGGCTAGACGGCAAGGAAGAACTCTACGACAACGTCGAGGACCCCTACCAGATGAAAAACCTGGCGGAGAGCCCAAAGGACTTGCCCCTTCTCCACGCGTTGCGCATCCGCCTGGCGGAACTGCTGGCCGATGCCCACGATGAATTCCTGCCCGGCACCGCTTACGCCGACTGGTACGACGATGAGCGGAACCTCGTGAAGACCGCGCTGGGACCCGTCGAGCGATAG
- the dusB gene encoding tRNA dihydrouridine synthase DusB produces the protein MFSLGSLRLISNLLLSPIAGYCDLAFRLVVRPLGGLGLACTDLVNPRGVLRQTGASMALIRTEPDDKPLCVQFYGANPAEMIDAAKYCRDHGADVIDINMGCPVAKICTRGGGAAMLSDPASAVRLAAAVVRAVDLPVTAKLRLGLDDSSMVAPQLAADLERAGVAAVTVHGRTAADKFGGKVRLDGIARVVEAVRSIPVIGNGDVRSPADAKRMIDATGCAGVMIGRGALSDPWIFRDSHAYLTTGILPPPPTVRDRLDLVVRHFEQLKRIKSERVACAIMRQRFSWYAAKLQPSPEWRHRMRSVRSGEEFHHLMHEYPLSEGTDPVIP, from the coding sequence GTGTTCTCGCTCGGGAGTCTCAGACTGATCTCCAACCTGTTGTTGTCGCCGATCGCCGGATACTGCGATCTGGCGTTCCGGCTGGTGGTCCGGCCGTTGGGCGGGCTCGGGTTGGCGTGCACCGATCTGGTCAACCCGCGGGGGGTATTGCGGCAAACCGGGGCATCGATGGCCTTGATCCGCACGGAGCCGGATGACAAGCCGCTCTGCGTGCAGTTCTACGGGGCCAACCCGGCCGAGATGATCGACGCAGCCAAATACTGCCGGGACCATGGAGCCGACGTCATCGACATCAACATGGGTTGTCCGGTGGCCAAGATCTGCACCCGTGGTGGCGGGGCAGCGATGTTGTCCGACCCAGCCAGCGCGGTCCGGCTGGCGGCGGCGGTCGTCCGGGCGGTGGATTTGCCGGTGACCGCCAAGCTGCGACTGGGTTTGGATGATTCGTCGATGGTGGCACCGCAACTGGCGGCCGACTTGGAACGGGCGGGGGTGGCGGCGGTGACCGTCCACGGGCGGACGGCGGCGGACAAGTTCGGCGGGAAGGTCCGGCTGGACGGCATCGCCCGGGTGGTCGAGGCGGTGCGATCCATCCCGGTCATCGGCAACGGAGACGTCCGCAGCCCCGCCGACGCCAAGCGGATGATTGACGCTACCGGCTGTGCGGGGGTGATGATCGGCCGAGGGGCGTTGAGCGATCCGTGGATCTTCCGTGATTCACATGCCTATCTGACAACCGGCATCTTGCCGCCGCCGCCGACGGTGCGCGATCGGCTTGATCTTGTCGTCCGGCATTTCGAGCAGCTCAAGCGCATCAAGAGCGAGCGAGTAGCCTGCGCGATCATGCGACAGCGTTTCAGTTGGTATGCCGCCAAGCTCCAGCCGTCGCCCGAGTGGCGACACCGGATGCGATCCGTGCGGTCCGGCGAGGAGTTCCACCACCTCATGCACGAGTACCCGTTGAGCGAGGGTACCGATCCGGTGATTCCATGA